In Candidatus Zixiibacteriota bacterium, the DNA window AGTTCGGATAACGGCGAACCGTCAGGCACCGCAGGCCGACCGATCCTCGATGCACTTGACAAGTATGATCTGATCGATACGACTATAGTCGTCACCCGATATTATGGCGGAATCAAGCTCGGCACGGGCGGGTTGAGTCGCGCCTATCGTGATGCTGCACTGGCTGTGATCGAATGCGCCGGCATCATGTCCAGGTACATCACGAAACGGCTGAAGTTTGTCTTCGAACATCA includes these proteins:
- a CDS encoding YigZ family protein yields the protein MEIKIKRSRFIGTIDYTPTLENASGFVSEISKEFHDATHNCYAYKVGFGHEPVFRSSDNGEPSGTAGRPILDALDKYDLIDTTIVVTRYYGGIKLGTGGLSRAYRDAALAVIECAGIMSRYITKRLKFVFEH